One part of the Sciurus carolinensis chromosome 4, mSciCar1.2, whole genome shotgun sequence genome encodes these proteins:
- the Tigar gene encoding fructose-2,6-bisphosphatase TIGAR produces the protein MTRFALTVVRHGETRLNKEKILQGQGVDEPLSETGFKQAAAAGRFLNKVKFTHAFSSDLMRAKQTMHGILKQSMFCKDMTIKYDSRLRERKYGTAEGKPLSELRAMAKAAGEECPVFTPPQGETLDQVEMRGKDFFEFLCQLILKEAGQKEQCSAGAQRNNLEASLAEIFPLEKNCSSEVNSDSGTPGLVASVLVVSHGAYMRSLFGYFLTDLKCSLPASLRKFELSSVSPNTGISLFIISLEEGKEPTMKCVCMNLQDHLS, from the exons TGGGGAAACAAGattgaacaaagagaaaatacttcAAG GACAAGGAGTGGATGAACCTCTTTCAGAGACTGGATTTAAACAAGCAGCTGCTGCTGGTAGATTTCTGAATAAAGTGAAGTTTACTCATGCTTTCTCCAGCGACCTCATGAGGGCAAAGCAG ACCATGCATGGGATTTTGAAGCAAAGCATGTTTTGCAAAGACATGACCATAAAATATGATTCAAGACTTCGAGAAAGG AAATACGGGACTGCGGAAGGCAAGCCGCTCAGCGAGCTGAGGGCAATGGCCAAAGCAGCTGGGGAAGAATGCCCTGTGTTTACACCGCCCCAAGGAGAGACATTAGaccag gTGGAAATGCGTGGAAAAGACTTCTTTGAATTTCTGTGTCAACTAATCCTGAAAGAAGCAGGTCAAAAAGAACAGTGTTCTGCGGGAGCTCAAAGAAACAATCTGGAAGCTTCTTTGGCAGAGatatttcctttagaaaaaaacTGCAGCTCTGAAGTTAATTCCGACAGTGGAACTCCAGGATTAGTAGCCAGTGTCTTAGTCGTGAGTCATGGTGCTTACATGAGAAGCCTGTTTGGTTATTTTCTGACTGACCTTAAGTGTTCCTTACCAGCATCTCTGAGAAAATTTGAACTGTCGTCAGTCAGTCCCAATACTGGGATCAGTCTCTTCATCATAAGcttggaggaaggaaaagaacctACAATGAAGTGTGTTTGTATGAACCTACAGGATCATCTATCATGA
- the Fgf23 gene encoding fibroblast growth factor 23, with amino-acid sequence MLRARLRLLVWALCSVCSMSIIRAYPNSSPLLGSSWGGLTHLYTATARNSYHLQIHRDGHVDGTPHQTIYSALLIRSEDAGFVVITGVMSRRFLCMDFRGNIFGSHFFNPENCRFRHQTLENGYDIYHSPQHHFLVSLGRVKRAFLPGMNPPPYSQFLSRRNIIPLIHFNTPTPRRRHTRSAEDDAERDPLNVLKPRPRMTPAPASCSQELPSAEDNSVVASDPLGVLRGSRVNTHAGGMGVERCHPNPKFI; translated from the exons agtGTCTGCAGCATGAGCATCATCCGAGCTTATCCCAACTCCTCGCCGCTGTTGGGCTCCAGCTGGGGCGGCCTGACCCATCTGTACACCGCCACAGCCAGGAACAGCTACCACCTGCAGATCCACAGGGACGGCCACGTGGATGGCACTCCCCATCAGACCATCTACA GTGCTCTGCTGATCAGATCAGAGGATGCTGGCTTTGTGGTGATAACAGGTGTGATGAGTAGGAGATTCCTCTGTATGGATTTCAGAGGCAACATTTTTGGATCA CATTTCTTCAACCCGGAGAACTGTAGGTTCAGACACCAGACGCTGGAGAACGGCTATGACATCTACCACTCTCCCCAGCATCACTTCCTGGTCAGCTTGGGCCGGGTGAAGAGGGCCTTCCTGCCAGGCATGAACCCGCCGCCCTACTCCCAGTTCCTGTCCCGGAGGAACATCATCCCCCTGATTCACTTCAACACCCCCACGCCGCGCAGGCGGCACACCCGGAGCGCAGAGGACGATGCAGAGAGGGACCCGCTGAACGTGCTCAAGCCCCGGCCTCGCATGACCCCGGCCCCGGCCTCCTGCTCCCAGGAGCTCCCGAGTGCAGAAGACAACAGCGTGGTGGCCAGCGACCCTTTGGGAGTGCTCAGAGGCAGTAGGGTCAACACGCACGCAGGTGGAATGGGCGTGGAAAGGTGCCACCCTAACCCCAAGTTCATCTAG